The genomic region CCATTCCGTAGACACCAACGGCAGTGACCTCGTCATCTATAAGGGCCTTCTGAAGCTCATCCATAGCTTGTATTGTTGCTTCAAATGCTTGGAAATTACTTGTCAACTCGATTGCCTCAGGTCCTACCTTACTGAGAACAACTTCCACAATGACATCAACAAGTTCTTTGTGAGTCCTACAGGGAAAAATTAAATAAGGTCAAAAATTAGTAAAATTATATATACAGAACCGAGATTGAAGGCCATGCTTACTTATGATCATTTGTATTCCATCCAGAGATATTGGCCACTTTGTTTAAAGCAGCTCTCCATTGGTTCACCTTCTCTGATTCATGTCGGCCAGAGGTTTCATGCTTGAAGAAAGCTTTTTCAAAACTCTTCTTCTGATATCGAACATCAGTAGGATCAACTTGATAAAAAAGTGGCAAAATTCTGCTGTCATCCATGGATAGACAAATCTCCCTAAGTTCCTCCAAACACCAAGTAGAAGAAGCATAATTTTGCGAGAGAACAACAATAGCAAACCTTGATTCCTTGATTGCTGCAAAGAGAGCGGGAGTTATAACATCCCCTACATGAAGTCCTTGCTCATCCATGAACGTGTTAATTCCTCTGCTATTAAGTCGATTGTATATGTCGACTGTAATCCCCTTCCGGGTGTCAGGACCCCTGAAACTCAAAAATACATCATACTTCCAACATGAATCTGAGGAAGGAGGAGATGCACATGCTATTTGGGAGCTGGAGGCCATTGGACAACCACAAAATCAAAACAAGAGGCAATCAAGAACATGAAACAAGAAACTGCATGAACAAGGTCTCGAATACATGCAGTGATGCAGGAAAGAAGATATACTGCAGAAGTCAAATGTAAAAGCCCACCAAGGAGATATAGTGATTGAAGTTCGAGGAATTGAGGAAACTAATCGATGAAAGAGAGATTGGAGTCTGAACAGCGTGAAAATAAATCTTAGATAGTCAGACCTTTGCAGATTCTAGACAAAATGACAAATAGCCATCTTGGATTTGGTCTAACTAATAGTACTATATCTCCACTAGCTGCTGACTAACAATATGATAGCATTATCTTAGGTAAAGCTTCAGGGGAAAGCTTCAGGTCAAAGACCACATGTTAAGTAAGCATTAGCAGGTTTAATGTGAGGGAGGCTTGTACTGTGTCTAATAGTTATAATACACATCAGAAGGAGTTTGTAAGCACACTAATACAATTTTCAATGTCCACTACCAATATAACTTGTCTGTAACATTGTAACTATTTGCAACGATGTAAAGTTGTAAACTACACACACAAGACTCAACACTGGATATTACTGAATTCAAGTATAATAACCAGGCATGTCTACTACTAAAGCTCCACAAGAGTAGCTTTTTAAAAAAAAAAAAGTTGTGAGGAAGTTCTTCCCTCAGGTTGTATAGGAAAACTAGATTAATCACCTCCAGTAACTTAAAGGCCAAGAGACAATGGTAACATGAAGGAGCTAATCCGACTTACAATCTCAAACAATTATGCCAATAGATGCCTATAATACACGCGCGATCATATCAACGACAAGAACATACGAATATGCAATTACATGCAATTTCCCTTATGAACGTATCAATAATCGATAAAATTTGCAAATCAACAATGGATACAATTATACAAATGCGAACGAAAGACAGAACTATATACGAAGTACATAGAAACAAAAAGGTATATATAAAAATTTCTTATTCACTTACTCAAATAAAAATTCTTATTCACGATAGAGTTGAAATGGTTAGTACTTAGTTTCAACTTCACAATCAAATGAGGAATCTTCTTCTGGGCCACAGGAGGTGTCTTTGCATTTTTTGTATGCGATTAGTCCTCCGTCCATCTACTAGAATCTACTTGAGACAAAATATACGTGTATCAGTTGGAAACTTAATGCAATAGTAGAGGAAATAACTGAACATAAAACATCAATTGTTCAATACAGTGTGGTGCAATAATTTCACAACTAAGCACCCTGTTTTTTAAATGTTATTTAAAGTAACTTGTGAAATAATGACATCATTTGATAAGAAATGTTTTAAAAAGAAATGATGGATGATTACAATTGATGTCAACATATATTATTAACTTAAGATTGCGAGGAACAAAGTTACAATTTGATTAGTGTATTAGTGTCAGAATTCAGAAACGGATTTTCCTTGAAAACTTGCATGGATTTAAATGAAAAAAGAGAGTAACATATTGTGTTTGTTTGATTGTTTATTGGTGAGCAATGGGAGTACCACTATATTATGATAAATTGAGTACAGTTTTCACACACAAACATACCTTCTGAGTTGGACTTGTTTCCTGCTGTGAAAGTCAGATGAAGACCTGGGGCAGCGGAACAAACACAAGTCTTCCAATGAAGGACACTCCATATCAGAAGTAGCACTTTCATAGGACAAAATTGGAAGTATCGATAAACTTAACTGCTCCAATTTTGGAAGGATGATCTTCTTGTTGCTAGCTTCAACTATCCTTTTCAGAAAGTGGCATTCGTGTAATGCAAAGCACGTCAACTGAGAAAGACACTCAGCAACATCATAGGTGAAGAGACTTTTCCTCGAAGTGGCACTTCTTAATGTTTTAACTTTGAAGATTCTGGAACATTGCAGATGGAGCAAGTCCGTTACAGATACTTTCTATAGCTAGACCAGACAATTCTATCCAAGCATAGTTCACCCAAACGCTATTTCAAAATTGAACTCTCCGAAGGAAGCTCTGAATGAAACAATGTCAACATGAATCAAATGAAATAGGCAACATAACATGCAACAAACAATGAATCACCCGTGGAACTCCGTTGTGAGTCTCACCACCACAAGATCCGATTCGACTTGCCGAAGAGCTGGAATCCAACCCCTCCTGCCTGATCCGAACGACAACATCCTTGATAATGCCGCCATCCAATCCAAACAGCCACGTCGTCCAAACCTCAATCAACCAAAGATCACAGCTTATGCTGTCATCTCCTTGCTTCCTCGCCATCCGGAACTCATCAACATGCTTGCCACCAGCGCTTGGTCTAGGCAAGAGGTTTCGCCTTTCAAAATGCTCCGCATCAACACGCGGCCAAATCTTTTTCTTTTTTTTGGTAGTTTGTTTAGTAGAGCAATTAAACACAATCGATCATATATCAATGACACGATAAAATTTTCAGAGGAAAAATGATGGCTGATTACGAATGGTATCAAAGAAACATATGTTAACTTAAGATTGATAGAAAGAAAGTTACAATTTGATTGTACTGGTGTCAGGATCTCAGAAAATGATTTCCATTGAAAACTTGCATAGATTTAAATTAGAAAAAGTAACTTTTTGTATTTGATTACTGGTTATTGGTGAGCAATCAGACTACCACATTAATATCACAAATCAAGTATAGATTTTTACAGACCAACATACCTTCTGAATTGTTCTTGTTTACTGCTGTGGAAGTCTGAGGAAGAGTCTGGAATATTGGGGTAATCCTGCACATACAAGTCTTCCAATGAAGGACACTCTATATCAAAAGTAGCGGTGTCGTAGTACAACAGTGGAAGATGCGTCAAACTTAATTGCTTCAATTTGGGAAGAATGATCCTCTTGTTGCTTGCTTCAACTATCCTATTCAAAAAGGGGCAATCCTCTAATACCAAGCAATGCAACTGAGATAGATATTGCGCAGCATCATAGGTGAAGAGACTTCCCTGCAACTTGCACCAGTCAATGGACAAACTTTGAAGATTCTGGAGCATTGCAGGTGGAATAGGTCCATCACACATGCTTACAGTATCCAGACCAGACAATTCTATATTTCTCAATTTTAATTTCTTTGACACAAGCGACGCTTCTTCATGCCCAAAAACATATTGACTCCTATCGTTGAAAACACAAATTAGTTCTTCCAAATTTGGTAGTCTCTGTAACAATGTTGATGGTACAAGTATATTCCCCAAGTTGTAACAAAATACTACATGCAATACCTTCAAATTGAATAGAACAGCACATAACTCCGCATAATCCAGCCCAGTCAGATATAAGCCTTCCAAATTCTCAAACACAGGTTTTTTTTGGAATCCATGTGAGACCCCACTCCTGGATGCCATAGAATAATTCGGGATCCAATGTATTCAGTATGTTGAGATGCTTCAGTTTCTGTAATCTCCCATGCTCAGATTCCACAAATATGTCAATTAACCTTCGGCCACCTATCCACTGTAGACTCTCTGCTATATTCAATACCCACTCTGGTAAGCGACTGATGATGTTAAGCTTCACGCATATTGAGTTATGACAACAATATCGATCAAAGAACTGACTTAGAGCCAGCACCCGCATATCGATTTCGTCGTATCTACCGATATGTATATCAAACCGAACCCAGTTAGGTATGAACTCAACATTGTCAGGGGTACATTCTGCATCAGAGATGCTAGCCTTCAAAACTCTTAAATTTGACAAGCTATCGTCAAAGCTAGGATTGGTTTCTTCTCCTTCTCCCTCAACTTTACTCCCCCACTCCCTAAATCCTTCTATGTACAGTTCTTCTAAATTATGCAACTTTGATATTACTTTGGATGGAATTCTACCAATATTTCCACCAGTGTTATCCAACATCCTTAGATTGGTCAAACCTCCTATTTGATGCAGGGAGAAGCAAGAGATAGTGTGAGAGTGAATAGGGTGGGTTGGAGAGTGTTGATAGATTATAGAAAACAGAAGGATTTTAGGAGAAACAGGAGTTTCTTAGCTGAAGAAGGGAGAAATAGAATAAGGGAGGTTAGGGGAGAGGATACAAGGCCAAGCCTTCAATAAGATAAACTCTTAATTCATTCCAATCTGCCTTCGGATTACATTAGAAAGCCATATTTATAGGCTTCAAATAAAACCCTTAGACTCCTAGAATACCACAAGACTAATATAACTGATTAATAATAATAAGACTCTTAAATACTTAAAGAGACATAAAGACACACTCAAGACTCTTTAAAACACTAGACTCATAATTATTATTTTCATAACTGAAAATAAACTTTGTAACTGAAAATAAACCTGTCAATACTCTTAAACTACCAAGTAGACTTTCCTTTGGACCAAAAAGGGTTGGGCTTAGTCTTTGGCTTCCAAAGAGGATATTTCTGTTCCAGCCAGCTTATGGCTGCCCCATTACTATTTCTACTGACAACTCCTTCAAACGTGAATTTCTCATACTAAGAATCTCAAGCCTTTTAAGTTTCCCTAGTATGGAAGTGTCAATTATTAGATCTTTACACTTGTCTAAACACAAAGCTTGAAGGTTGGTAAGGAGACTGCACGATTCTGGTAGTAATGAAATATTAGTTTCAGAAAGAACTAAAACCGTTAACTCATATGGACCTTGGAAGAATGTCTCAGGTATATATTTTATATAAATATTACGGTTTAGAAACAAGTTTAGAAACAAAATCTGGAGTTTTGGACATACCAGCTTTTCGGGTAGCTTGCTGATAGGATTCCCCATTAGTGAGATTGCAGAGTAGCCTTCAAGTAATTTACGTGGCCAAGCCTCTAAATCACAGCCAGCTTTCACCAAAAATCCATGCCCATCTTCAGATTTTGCAATATTTATTGCTGTATCCCGGACAACATCATGCATACTTACATATTTACTGTTTCTACCATCCATAAGCAAGCTAGAATCTTTAAGGTGCCTGACCACAGTATCAGCTCTGTCTCTGGCTTCATCGAGTGTTTCAGCATCTTGAAACAATCCTTTTCCAATGGCATACCTGATTAAGTCTTTTATTGGGATGTCACAGTCTTCTGGGAACAAGCAACATAGCAAGAAGTATGACTTGCAGTCCTCATCTTTCAAGTAATCATAGCTTAATCTTATACATTTGGATGCTTCTCCGACATCCTCCGGGTTGGCAGTTTGGGACTTCTCTAGTCGTTGAGCTGCTCTCTTCCATTCCACCAAGTTTTTATCACCGAGTGCCCTTGCAACTGCTATCAATGCAATCGGTAGACCCCTACATTCTCCAGCTACCTTCCTTGCCACACCCTCGAAAGAGGGCAATTCGAAAGACGTTCTTGCTTTTCTCATAAACAAGGCCCAAGAATCTTGTGCTGACAGAACCATTGAGGGTGATCTTTCTTTGGCACTCCATGGCATGACAAACATTCATTATCCTTGTGGTCAGTAGGACTTTTGAATTGCACTTTTGAAGTTCCTTGTAGCTCGGTATTCCTATTCTTGATAAATCAATTCTCTCCCAAATGTCGTCCAGGATTATAATGATCTTATTCTTCTCTTTTATCTCCTTACTCAATCTCGCTGCTCGTCCAATTTCTCTCTTCTCATGTAATTTGAAGCCCAGCTGCTCTGCCAATGTGCCTTGAATATTTTCCAACTCAGGGTTTTGGGATGCGACACTGATAATCACATGATCAAAAATCCCACTATTTTTTCCATGTGCAGCGATAAGTTTTACCAGGGTTGTCTTTCCAACGCCTCCCATGCTGTAGACACCAATGGCAGTGACCTCATCATCTGTAAACGCCTTCATAACCTCATACATTGCACGTCTGGTGACTTCAAACACTTCAAAATCTCCTGTGGACTCAATTGCATCAGGTACTACTTTCGTGCAGACAAATTCCACAATGACTTTAACAAGTTCTTTGTGAGTCCTACAAGCAAGTAGTCAAGCATCAAAAATAAGTGTTACATAAATATATAGAACCGATTGAAATTGTAGGCGCAATTACAACCATGCTTCATGATGCTTACTTATGTTCTTGGGTGTTCCACCCGAGAAGTTGGCTATTTTGTTTAAAGCATCTCTCCATTGCTTCACCTTCTTTGATTTGTGTCGGCGAGAGTTTACATGCCTGGTGAAAGCGTCTCGGAAACTGTGTTTCTGATATCAAACATCAGTAGGATCAACATGGTAAAATAGTGGCAAGATTCTGTTCTGGCCATTCATGCACTCACAAATCTCTCTAAGTTCCTCCAAACACCAAGTAGAAGAAGCATAATTTTTCGAGAGAACAACAATTGCAAACCATGATTTCTTAATTGCCTCTAGTAGAGTGGGAGAAATAACATCACCGACTTTAAGATCTGGATCATCCATGAATGTTTTAATGCCTCTCCGATTGAGTCCATCGTATATGTCGACTGTGATCCCTTTGCGAGTATCAGGACCCCTGAAACTCAAAAACACATCGTACTTCCAACACGGATCTGATGAAGAAGGAGATGCAAATGCTATTTGGGAGCTTGAGGCCATTGGAAAACCACCAAATGAAAACAAGAGGCAATCAAGAACAAGAAACAGCAAGAACAAGATCTCAAGCCCTGGCAGCTAAGAAGAAACTGCAATAGCCAAAATGAGGAAACCCACTAAGGAGATAAAGATAGAATTGAACAGAGGGTGTTAGAGTCTGAAGTCTGAACTGAACAGCATAGAAATCAATCTTATAAGACTTTTGACAAGTCTTACTAGTAGCTGTGGTGGTTATTTCACAACCTATAGCGTATACGCTGTCAAATAAACCATCACAGCCTACTAGTTCTCTAGCAACACAAAACCTTGGCTGAGGATCACATTATTTTCGGTGATATTTGGTCCATCTCCTTTTCTTCTCAAATTCTCGTCCTCCCATCTCTCTCTCTCNNNNNNNNNNNNNNNNNNNNCCTCGTCGTCGTCGTCGTCGTCGTCGTCTCTCTCTCTCTCTCTCTCTCTCTCTCTCTCTCTCTCTCTCTCTCTCTCTCTCTCTCTCTCTCAGAGTGAATTGCTGAGGACTTCATGGACCTCAGGAAGAAACCAGCTGAAATTAAAGAACAAACCAAAGCTGCAATTAATGGGAAGCTGCTTACAGATGCAACTGAAACTTCAATACTGACAGCAAGCCAGGTAACTAAAATCTTAAGAGTTAAAAACTACATGACTCCACACACACACACTTCAGAAACCAAACAGAAACAAAGCACTGACCCAACTATACTAATCAATAAAAGCACCCAACTTTGTTGCTACAAACAAATACTCCAATTCAAAAATGTAGACCCAATTTCACAGATATGACAGCAATGCGAAATAGAGCTCATGCAACTATCCCAAACCCGATACCAGTCTCAATCCCAAACACCAAAACCCATCAATACCCAAAAACCCAACAGTGAGTTAAAGCTTAAAGCTTATGAACATGATAGAGAGGGAAAGTAACGTACTTGGTGATGGAGGTCGAGAGAGGAAGTGGTTTGTTGACTTTGTTCTTCAATTTCAGCTATGGTTTCTTCCTGAGTTCTGTTTATGAATTCTGAGAGGAGAGAAACAGAGAGAGATGGGAAAAAGAGAATTTGAGAAGAGAAAGAGATGGACCAAAATACCACCTAAACTAATGTAAGAGAAATCCTGGCCGTCCATTAAGATTGGATGGGCCAGATTCATTTTATTAGGACCCTATTTGCATAAGCCTAATTAGAAACACACAAAAAAGAGAAACAGGGCAAAACAGAGAGGCGCCACTAGCAGCTCAGAGACAGAAACAGAGAGAGAGAATGGCCACAGCAGCTATCAACTTGGGCCTTGTAAAGCCTTCACCTTTCACTGTTCCCAAGTCTCAAAACCCTTCAAAGCTTAGGGTTTTCACTCTACGGTGCTCCTCCGCCACCGCTAATGCCGTCTCCGGTATACCCACTTTTGCTACTCTGCTTTCATTGCTCTCTCTAGGACTTGTAAAGATTCAATTTTTATGTGATAATGGTTTCCAATGTACTGTGAGGTTGATTTTATTAGTAATTAAAGTGAAGAGAAAACCGATTGGCTGCCATGCAACAGTTGATGTTGGTTTTATGTTTTGGGCTCAGTGTTCTTGTTTTAGATGAATAAAAACCAATAGGGATGGTATATAATGCACGTATCTTTTTGGTTTTGGCCATTTTTGCTTTATTATCATTCTGTGTTGAAAAGTTTAATGCTTTTAGAGTTTTAGAATTTCCTAGTTATTGGTAAATTGGAGTAGCTTGGCTGTTTTTTTTTCTTTTGTTTTGTTCCTGCTTTTGGTTAACTTTGATTGCCTGACTATGCGTTTGGAGGGAGTATGTGGAGGTCTTAGTAATGGGATTTGAAAACTTAGGATTGAAGTCATAAGGATTTTATGAGTTTTCTTGTTACACTAGACAATCAGATAAAATATAAAGATTTGGTTAACCTGTGATTCGTAATTCTATAAATTTGACAAGTGGTGGTAGCAGGTTTGGGATAGTGCAGAGCAATGGAACTATTGCATGTTAGTCCCTTAGATTTTTCATCTTTGGGTTTTATTTATTTTTATTTTACTCTTTGTGCTTCAGACTTGTCGGAAAGACCTTGGAAGACTTCAGATGCTAGACTTGTGCTTGAAGATGGTTCAATCTGGAAAGCAAAGTCATTTGGTGCTTCAGGAACCCAAGTTGGTGAAGTTGTATTCAATACATCCTTGACCGGGTGGGTTGGCTTATAACAGTTGTGTGCATTCTAATTTCTATTAATATGTTGGGTTTGTGGGCTTCCTATCTCCAGTGGTGCATCACTAATTCCCCACAAGAAACACACGAGTTTGCCTTCCCTAGAAAATTTATACATTTCTGATCACTTATTGCATATGAGAGTGTAGAGAAGTCCACTTTTGTAGGGATGAAGGAGATATAGTCCTTGCATTAATGGAAGTACTCCTCTTTGCTTTAGTTGGGAATCGTCAGTTCAGCTTGCTCATACATAATCTATGGTACATTTTTTTTGCAGGTATCAAGAAATTATTACAGACCCAAGTTATGCTGGCCAATTTGTGCTGATGACGAACCCCCAAATTGGAAATACTGGAGTGAATTTTGGTCAGTAGAGTTTCCTTTCGTAATATTTGAGAATTATACCATCTTCAATATGTTGAAATCTGATGATACTACTTTCCATATCAGATGATGAAGAATCAAGGCAGTGCTTCCTTGGTGGTCTAGTGATCAGAAGTTTAAGTATCAGGTATACATCCTTGTTTAAAATTGATGTAGAAACATCAATATTAGAAGCTTCACTGATTGAGCTGTTCTCAATTATTTCAATGAACTGCTTCTGTTTGTTGTTTTGCAGTACTTCAAATTATAGATGTGCAGAAACTCTTGGTGATTATTTAGCAGCAAGGAACATCATGGGAATTTGTAAGTTGAACCATTGCTTTAGTCTTGAAGGCACTGATATTTTCAGAGTCATGTAATCTGGTGTATGATTCTGTACGTTTTAACTTCTGGTGTTGATCTTTGATGCTGACTGATTATGCTACAGATGATGTTGACACACGAGCTATCACCCGCAGATTAAGACAAGATGGAAGCCTTAT from Fragaria vesca subsp. vesca linkage group LG3, FraVesHawaii_1.0, whole genome shotgun sequence harbors:
- the LOC101303893 gene encoding disease resistance protein At4g27190-like; translation: MYEVMKAFTDDEVTAIGVYSMGGVGKTTLVKLIAAHGKNSGIFDHVIISVASQNPELENIQGTLAEQLGFKLHEKREIGRAARLSKEIKEKNKIIIILDDIWERIDLSRIGIPSYKELQKCNSKVLLTTRIMNVCHAMECQRKITLNGSVSTRFLGLVYEKSKNVFRIALFRGCGKEVARALGDKNLVEWKRAAQRLEKSQTANPEDVGEASKCIRLSYDYLKDEDCKSYFLLCCLFPEDCDIPIKDLIRYAIGKGLFQDAETLDEARDRADTVVRHLKDSSLLMDGRNSKYVSMHDVVRDTAINIAKSEDGHGFLVKAGCDLEAWPRKLLEGYSAISLMGNPISKLPEKLNRAVSLPTFKLCV